Proteins co-encoded in one Hirundo rustica isolate bHirRus1 chromosome 18, bHirRus1.pri.v3, whole genome shotgun sequence genomic window:
- the SMIM5 gene encoding small integral membrane protein 5, with amino-acid sequence MSSEGFLKEVQDIGEKFLLKLQKLPKAEPVEIVSFSVVLLFIVTVLVLTIIACSCCCYSCCSCDGRPDPRHRKSQVGPAAHS; translated from the exons ATGTCTTCTGAAGGCTTTCTGAAGGAAGTTCAAGACATTGGTGAGAAGTTTCTCCTTAAGCTCCAGAAActgcccaaggctgagccagtGGAGATTGTCAGCTTTTCTGTGGTTCTTCTGTTTATTG TTACTGTGCTGGTGCTCACGATCATTGCCTGCAGTTGCTGCTGCTACAGCTGCTGTAGCTGTGATGGACGCCCTGACCCCAGACACAGGAAGAGCCAAGTCGGCCCAGCTGCCCATTCATGA